Proteins encoded by one window of Funiculus sociatus GB2-C1:
- a CDS encoding sensor histidine kinase: MAEIDLQIQDVNLASLEQKSIHNCGQIQPHGLIFVLEEPELKILQVSSNTSTIFGITPENILGKQLDEVIDPFQVERIKTGLAEETLDYINPTKVWIRKKGDDFLVFDAVFHRNSDRFLILELEPAVSQENIPFLSFYHLARASINQLEETSSLRDFCKIIVKEVRKVTGFDRVMLYKFDDDGHGSVIAEEKLESMEPYLGLHYPESDIPKPARRLFASNWIRLIPDANSQPVQIFPVNNPINQRSLDLTNSILRSASPCHIQYLHNMGVGASLTISLIKDQKLWGLIACHHQSAKYVSYELRKACEFLGRVIFSEVSVREETEDYDYRMKLTYIQSALIEYLSQEENFIDGLLKHQPNLLDLASAQGAAVCFGGTCTTVGETPKEEDLIFLVQWLKNNVNQEVFYTNSLAQTYPDAEKFKNVASGLLAIPISKKNYVLWFRPEVIQTVNWGGDPNKAFEATHSEGSVHLSPRKSFELWKETVRLTSLPWKQVEIKAALELRKAIINIVLRQADELAQLAHDLERSNAELKKFAYVASHDLQEPLNQVANYVQLLEMRYEEQLDQDAKEFITFAVEGVSLMQTLIDDVLAYSRVDVQGIEFELTEVETPLDRALGNLRGRIAESKAVITHDPLPSVMADSTQLMQLFQNLIGNAIKFRSTQQPEIHVGVSRQEDAWLFSVRDNGIGIDPQFSDRIFVIFQRLHTRDEYAGTGMGLAICKKIVECHRGNIWVESQLGQGATFYFTIPVGGRDRERRNGRKAQNNLFGGGQ; encoded by the coding sequence ATGGCGGAAATAGATTTACAAATACAAGATGTTAATTTGGCTAGTTTGGAACAAAAATCAATCCATAATTGTGGTCAAATTCAGCCTCACGGGTTAATCTTCGTTTTGGAAGAGCCTGAACTAAAAATATTACAAGTTAGCAGTAATACATCCACTATTTTTGGAATAACCCCCGAAAATATACTTGGAAAACAACTGGATGAAGTTATTGATCCATTTCAAGTAGAAAGAATTAAAACCGGACTAGCAGAGGAAACTCTTGATTACATCAACCCTACAAAGGTTTGGATCAGAAAAAAAGGTGATGACTTCTTAGTATTTGATGCAGTTTTTCACCGTAATTCAGACAGATTTTTGATTCTGGAACTGGAACCAGCAGTTTCCCAAGAAAATATTCCATTTTTAAGCTTTTATCATCTAGCTAGAGCTTCTATCAATCAGCTAGAAGAAACATCAAGTCTCCGGGACTTTTGTAAAATCATTGTCAAAGAGGTGAGAAAAGTCACTGGATTTGACAGAGTGATGTTATATAAATTTGATGATGATGGGCATGGGTCTGTCATTGCTGAAGAAAAACTAGAAAGTATGGAACCTTATCTAGGTCTTCACTACCCAGAGTCAGATATTCCTAAACCAGCGAGAAGATTATTCGCTTCCAATTGGATCAGATTAATACCAGATGCCAATTCTCAGCCTGTTCAAATCTTCCCTGTGAATAATCCGATAAATCAGCGATCGCTAGATTTAACAAACTCCATTCTGAGAAGCGCCTCTCCCTGTCATATACAGTATTTGCACAACATGGGTGTTGGTGCAAGTCTGACTATCTCTTTGATTAAAGATCAAAAACTTTGGGGACTTATTGCTTGTCATCATCAGTCGGCAAAGTATGTTTCCTATGAGTTGCGTAAAGCTTGTGAGTTCTTAGGAAGAGTAATCTTTTCAGAAGTTTCAGTTAGAGAAGAAACAGAAGACTACGACTATCGCATGAAGTTGACATATATCCAATCAGCTTTGATTGAATATCTGTCCCAAGAAGAAAATTTTATTGATGGTTTACTTAAACACCAGCCGAATCTCCTCGATCTTGCCAGCGCTCAAGGAGCAGCCGTGTGTTTTGGTGGGACTTGCACAACTGTCGGCGAGACTCCTAAAGAAGAAGACTTGATTTTTTTAGTTCAATGGCTAAAAAATAATGTCAATCAAGAAGTCTTCTACACAAATTCTCTGGCTCAAACTTACCCGGACGCAGAAAAATTCAAAAACGTCGCCAGTGGTTTACTAGCTATTCCAATTTCCAAGAAAAACTATGTTTTGTGGTTTCGACCAGAAGTGATTCAAACTGTCAATTGGGGAGGCGATCCCAATAAGGCGTTTGAAGCAACTCACTCAGAGGGAAGCGTACATCTGTCCCCTCGGAAATCATTTGAATTGTGGAAAGAAACGGTTCGTTTAACATCTTTACCCTGGAAACAGGTGGAAATTAAAGCAGCGCTTGAACTGCGAAAGGCAATTATTAATATTGTGCTGCGTCAAGCCGATGAACTGGCTCAGTTAGCTCACGATCTAGAACGTTCCAACGCTGAACTGAAAAAGTTTGCCTACGTCGCCTCCCATGACTTACAAGAACCGCTAAATCAAGTAGCGAACTATGTGCAACTGTTAGAGATGCGCTATGAAGAGCAACTTGACCAAGATGCCAAAGAGTTTATTACCTTTGCTGTCGAGGGAGTCAGCCTGATGCAGACGCTGATAGATGATGTGCTGGCATACTCGCGGGTGGATGTGCAGGGTATCGAGTTTGAACTAACGGAAGTAGAGACACCTTTAGACCGAGCCTTAGGCAATTTGCGGGGACGCATCGCGGAAAGCAAAGCTGTTATTACCCACGATCCTTTGCCAAGCGTCATGGCTGATAGTACGCAGCTGATGCAGTTGTTCCAGAACCTGATTGGCAACGCTATCAAGTTCCGGAGTACCCAGCAGCCAGAAATTCATGTAGGAGTTTCTCGCCAAGAGGATGCGTGGCTATTTTCAGTGCGGGATAACGGCATTGGCATCGATCCGCAGTTTAGCGATCGCATTTTCGTCATCTTTCAACGCCTGCACACGCGGGATGAGTATGCTGGTACAGGCATGGGTCTGGCTATTTGCAAGAAGATTGTAGAGTGCCACCGAGGCAACATCTGGGTAGAGTCGCAACTTGGTCAGGGTGCGACATTCTACTTTACGATTCCAGTAGGGGGACGCGATCGTGAGCGTAGAAACGGACGAAAAGCTCAAAACAATCTTTTTGGTGGAGGACAATAA
- a CDS encoding response regulator: protein MSVETDEKLKTIFLVEDNKADIRLIQEALKNSSVPHQVMIVRDGMDAMAYLRQEGEYADAPRPDLILLDLNLPKKDGREVLAEIKADPNLKRIPVVVLTTSKNEDDISQSYELHVNCYITKSRNLSQLFKIVKGIEEFWLETVTLPSE, encoded by the coding sequence GTGAGCGTAGAAACGGACGAAAAGCTCAAAACAATCTTTTTGGTGGAGGACAATAAAGCTGATATCCGCTTAATTCAAGAAGCGTTGAAAAATAGCTCGGTGCCACATCAAGTAATGATTGTCAGGGATGGCATGGATGCTATGGCTTATTTACGTCAGGAAGGCGAGTATGCTGATGCACCTCGTCCAGACCTGATTCTGTTGGATTTGAACTTGCCGAAGAAGGATGGTCGAGAGGTTCTGGCGGAAATTAAAGCCGACCCTAACCTAAAACGCATTCCGGTGGTAGTGCTGACAACTTCAAAAAACGAGGATGACATTTCCCAAAGCTATGAGTTGCACGTAAATTGCTACATCACTAAATCCCGCAATCTCAGCCAGCTTTTCAAAATTGTCAAAGGGATTGAAGAGTTTTGGCTAGAAACCGTCACCCTACCGTCAGAATAA
- a CDS encoding hybrid sensor histidine kinase/response regulator, with product MPATSIKILLIEDNLAEARLLQEYLKQANGNQFSLVHVKRLGEALNRLKEDCFDIILLDLTLPDSQGLESLAPLNSHAPSLPIVVLTNTNDEKLAIEAVRQGAQDYIVKRQLNVDLLVRSIRYAIERSQVMEALREANEALEIRVQERTAELVKAKEVSQMKSEFVSMLSHDFRNPLTTILLSTGFLQNHDDKLTKETKLTHFLRMRSAIKNMDQLLNEVLLIGKADLGKLQYQPTQLALEPFCRQLVEELQLSTGEKHFTIVFNCQGELGEALWDENLLRHILGNLLANAIKYSPEDGTVWFELIGQEKTVIFRIQDRGIGIPLEDQKRLFQPFNRARNVSTIPGNGLGLAIVKKCVEAHGGQISVQSEAGVGTTFTVILPLARSQK from the coding sequence ATGCCTGCAACCTCAATAAAAATCTTGTTAATTGAGGACAACCTGGCAGAAGCCAGACTTTTGCAAGAATATCTGAAGCAAGCCAACGGCAATCAGTTTAGTCTGGTTCATGTCAAGCGATTGGGGGAAGCCCTCAACCGACTCAAGGAAGATTGTTTTGATATCATCTTGTTGGATCTGACGCTACCAGATAGTCAAGGATTAGAATCCCTGGCTCCCTTAAACAGCCACGCCCCTAGCTTACCGATTGTGGTGCTAACAAATACGAATGATGAGAAATTAGCAATTGAGGCGGTTCGGCAGGGGGCGCAAGATTATATAGTTAAGCGGCAGCTGAATGTAGACCTGCTGGTTCGCTCTATACGCTATGCGATTGAGCGATCGCAAGTTATGGAAGCATTACGAGAGGCAAATGAAGCGTTAGAAATTCGGGTTCAGGAACGAACGGCTGAACTGGTTAAAGCTAAAGAAGTCAGCCAGATGAAATCTGAATTTGTTTCGATGCTCTCTCACGATTTCCGCAATCCACTAACTACTATTCTCCTCTCTACTGGATTTCTCCAAAACCATGACGACAAATTAACCAAGGAGACAAAACTTACTCACTTCTTGCGGATGCGTTCGGCGATCAAAAACATGGATCAGCTATTGAACGAGGTTTTATTAATCGGTAAAGCCGATTTAGGTAAACTTCAGTATCAACCTACTCAGTTAGCTTTAGAACCGTTTTGCCGCCAACTGGTCGAAGAGTTACAACTTAGTACAGGTGAAAAGCATTTTACTATTGTTTTCAACTGTCAAGGAGAATTGGGCGAGGCGCTATGGGATGAAAACTTGTTGCGGCATATTTTAGGAAATTTACTCGCCAACGCAATTAAGTATTCACCCGAAGACGGCACAGTTTGGTTTGAACTGATTGGTCAGGAGAAAACAGTCATTTTTCGGATTCAAGATCGGGGGATTGGTATTCCTTTAGAAGACCAAAAAAGACTTTTTCAACCTTTCAATCGCGCTAGAAATGTCAGCACAATTCCTGGCAATGGTCTTGGTCTAGCGATTGTTAAAAAGTGCGTAGAGGCACATGGGGGTCAGATTTCCGTACAAAGTGAAGCTGGAGTAGGGACGACGTTTACGGTTATACTGCCACTTGCCAGGTCGCAAAAGTGA
- a CDS encoding phosphoketolase family protein, giving the protein MVQAIAPTLQKGLLTAEELHKINAYWRAANYLSVGQIYLLDNPLLKEPLTIEQVKPRLLGHWGTTPGLNFIYVHFNRLIKKYDLQVIYIAGPGHGGPGLVANTYLEGTYSEFYPNISQDAEGMKSLFKQFSFPGGIPSHVAPETPGSIHEGGELGYALVHAYGAAFDNPDLIVCAVVGDGEAETGALATSWHSNKFLNPVHDGAVLPILHLNGYKIAGPTVLARLSDEELEHLFVGYGYKPYFVEGSYPVEDVHQLMAQTLESAIAEIKDIQQDARSNGFSKRPQWPMIVMRTPKGWTGPKEVDGKPVENYWRSHQVPLSDLVNKPEQLKMLEDWMKSYKPEELFDENGTLIPELKELAPLGDRRMGANPHANGGLLLKDLKMPDFRNYAVDVPKPGTVTTEATRVMGMFLRDIMTLNGERRNFRLFGPDETASNRLSSVFEVTDRVSTAEILPIDGNVSPDGRVMEVLSEHMCQGWLEGYLLTGRHGLFSCYEAFIHIIDSMFNQHAKWLKTTRHIPWRRPIASLNYLLTSHVWRQDHNGFSHQDPGFIDHVVNKKAEIIRVYLPPDANTLLSVTDHCLRSRNYVNVIVAGKQPALQFLDMDAAIKHCTVGIGIWEWASNDKGSQPDVVMACAGDVPTLETLAAVDILRQHCPDLKVRVVNVVDLMTLQPKSEHPHGLSDKDFDTIFTTDKPVIFAYHGYPWLIHRLTYRRTNHNNLHVRGYKEEGTTTTPFDMVVLNDLDRFHLVGDVIDRVPELGYAAAYVKQMLRDKLIEHQHYITTHGEDMPEIRDWKWPY; this is encoded by the coding sequence ATGGTTCAAGCGATCGCTCCCACACTCCAAAAAGGTCTGCTGACCGCCGAAGAACTGCACAAGATCAACGCCTACTGGCGTGCTGCTAACTACCTTTCCGTCGGACAAATCTATTTATTAGACAATCCGCTACTCAAAGAACCGCTGACGATAGAACAGGTCAAACCCAGGCTACTTGGACACTGGGGAACAACTCCGGGTCTGAACTTCATCTACGTCCATTTCAATCGCCTGATTAAAAAGTATGACCTTCAGGTAATCTACATTGCTGGGCCTGGTCATGGCGGGCCCGGTTTAGTCGCCAACACATACTTAGAAGGCACTTACAGCGAGTTCTACCCCAACATATCCCAGGATGCTGAGGGCATGAAGTCGCTGTTCAAACAGTTCTCTTTCCCCGGTGGTATCCCTAGCCACGTTGCGCCCGAAACTCCCGGATCAATTCACGAAGGCGGAGAACTCGGTTACGCACTCGTCCACGCCTACGGTGCTGCCTTCGACAACCCGGATCTGATTGTCTGTGCCGTTGTTGGGGACGGAGAAGCGGAAACTGGGGCCCTCGCTACCAGTTGGCACAGTAATAAGTTTCTTAACCCAGTCCACGATGGGGCTGTGCTGCCGATTTTACACCTGAATGGCTATAAGATCGCTGGGCCAACAGTGTTAGCGCGGCTGAGTGATGAGGAACTGGAACACCTGTTCGTTGGCTACGGCTACAAGCCTTATTTCGTTGAGGGATCTTATCCTGTTGAAGATGTTCACCAGTTGATGGCGCAAACCCTGGAGAGTGCGATCGCAGAAATTAAAGACATCCAACAAGATGCCCGAAGCAATGGGTTCAGCAAGCGCCCCCAATGGCCGATGATTGTCATGCGGACTCCCAAAGGCTGGACGGGGCCAAAAGAAGTAGATGGTAAACCAGTAGAAAATTACTGGCGATCGCATCAAGTCCCATTATCAGACTTGGTGAACAAGCCAGAGCAGCTGAAAATGCTCGAAGACTGGATGAAGAGTTACAAACCCGAAGAACTCTTCGATGAAAACGGAACGCTAATTCCCGAACTTAAAGAACTGGCACCATTAGGCGATCGCCGCATGGGTGCGAACCCCCACGCTAACGGTGGCTTGTTACTAAAAGACCTGAAGATGCCAGACTTCCGCAATTACGCTGTCGATGTCCCCAAACCAGGCACCGTTACCACCGAAGCTACCCGCGTCATGGGAATGTTCTTGCGGGACATCATGACACTCAACGGCGAACGCCGGAACTTTCGATTATTCGGGCCAGACGAGACGGCATCAAACCGCCTCAGTTCTGTATTTGAAGTCACAGACCGAGTATCTACCGCCGAAATTCTCCCCATCGACGGCAATGTTTCGCCTGATGGTCGCGTGATGGAAGTCTTAAGCGAACATATGTGCCAAGGTTGGTTGGAAGGATATCTCCTAACTGGTCGCCACGGGTTATTCTCCTGTTACGAGGCGTTCATCCACATCATCGACTCGATGTTCAATCAACACGCCAAGTGGCTCAAAACTACTCGCCACATTCCCTGGCGGCGACCCATCGCTTCCCTCAACTACCTGCTAACAAGCCACGTCTGGCGGCAGGATCACAATGGTTTTTCCCACCAAGACCCCGGCTTTATCGATCACGTTGTCAATAAGAAGGCAGAAATCATCCGGGTTTACCTACCCCCCGATGCTAATACCCTGCTGTCGGTGACAGACCATTGTTTACGCAGTCGTAACTATGTCAATGTCATCGTCGCCGGAAAACAACCCGCTTTGCAGTTCCTTGATATGGATGCGGCAATCAAGCACTGTACGGTAGGTATTGGTATCTGGGAATGGGCGAGTAATGATAAAGGTAGCCAACCAGATGTAGTGATGGCCTGCGCTGGAGATGTTCCCACTTTAGAAACTTTGGCAGCAGTTGACATTCTCCGTCAGCACTGCCCCGATCTGAAGGTGCGGGTGGTGAATGTGGTTGACTTGATGACGCTTCAGCCAAAAAGTGAGCATCCTCACGGTTTGTCTGATAAAGACTTTGACACCATCTTCACCACTGATAAGCCTGTCATCTTTGCCTATCACGGCTATCCTTGGCTGATCCATCGTCTCACCTACCGCCGGACGAATCACAATAACCTTCACGTCCGGGGTTACAAGGAAGAAGGCACAACAACTACGCCGTTTGATATGGTGGTTCTCAACGATTTGGATCGCTTCCACCTGGTGGGGGATGTCATCGATCGGGTGCCAGAACTGGGATATGCAGCGGCTTATGTGAAACAAATGCTGCGCGATAAGTTGATTGAGCATCAGCATTACATCACCACACACGGCGAGGATATGCCGGAAATTCGCGATTGGAAATGGCCTTATTAG
- a CDS encoding acetate kinase yields the protein MKILVLNAGSSTQKSCLYELGDSLPQEPLTPLWEAQIDWTKQPGMALIEVKTRGGAVFENKLPLDDRLKAIASMLETLWCGDTQVVEKPTDIDIVGHRVVHGGEEYRLPTLITAEVKDAIARLAEYAPIHNPVNLEGIEAIEQILGNSVPQVAVFDTAFHSQLPPAAYVYPGLYEWLEQGIRRYGFHGISHQYCAQRAAQILGRNLDSLRLITCHLGNGCSLAAILNGYSIDTTMGFTPLEGLMMGSRSGSVDPGILIHLLRQSGMDAEKLDKMLNSLSGLKGISGLSGDMRHILSAIAQENPRATLAFDIYVHSLRKHIGAMLASLGGLDALVFTGGVGENAAAVREQACAAFEFLGLQLDPQENAASPRDRDIATFESKIRVLIVHAQEDWAIAVSCWQLGFSAASATG from the coding sequence ATGAAGATATTAGTTTTGAATGCGGGATCTAGCACCCAGAAGAGTTGCTTGTATGAGTTAGGGGACTCTTTACCACAGGAACCCTTAACTCCTTTGTGGGAGGCGCAGATTGACTGGACGAAGCAGCCTGGGATGGCTTTAATTGAGGTGAAAACTAGAGGAGGTGCGGTTTTTGAGAACAAGTTACCCCTAGATGATCGGTTAAAAGCGATCGCTTCTATGTTGGAAACTCTCTGGTGTGGCGATACTCAGGTGGTGGAAAAACCTACAGATATTGATATTGTCGGTCATCGGGTAGTGCATGGGGGAGAAGAATATCGCCTCCCCACTTTGATTACAGCCGAAGTCAAAGACGCGATCGCTCGTCTTGCGGAATATGCCCCCATCCATAACCCAGTCAATCTTGAGGGAATTGAAGCCATAGAGCAAATTCTTGGTAATTCCGTTCCCCAAGTTGCTGTGTTTGACACCGCCTTTCACAGCCAACTACCGCCCGCAGCTTATGTATATCCTGGTCTTTACGAGTGGTTAGAACAAGGTATCCGGCGGTATGGTTTCCACGGTATCAGCCATCAATACTGCGCTCAACGCGCTGCACAAATTCTGGGGAGAAACCTCGACTCTCTGCGCCTGATTACCTGTCATCTGGGAAATGGTTGTTCCCTGGCGGCAATTCTTAACGGTTACAGCATCGATACCACGATGGGGTTTACGCCCCTAGAAGGGTTGATGATGGGCAGCCGTTCAGGTTCTGTCGATCCTGGGATTTTAATTCATTTATTGCGCCAGTCAGGGATGGATGCCGAAAAGCTTGACAAAATGCTCAATTCGCTTTCCGGATTAAAGGGGATTTCCGGCTTATCGGGGGATATGCGCCATATCCTGAGTGCGATCGCTCAAGAAAACCCACGCGCAACTTTGGCGTTTGATATTTACGTGCATTCACTCCGCAAGCACATCGGTGCCATGCTTGCAAGTTTAGGCGGCTTAGATGCACTGGTGTTTACTGGCGGTGTCGGTGAAAATGCAGCGGCGGTAAGAGAGCAAGCCTGTGCAGCTTTTGAATTTCTTGGTTTGCAACTAGATCCCCAAGAAAATGCCGCATCCCCGCGCGATCGCGATATCGCCACTTTTGAATCAAAGATCCGGGTGCTAATTGTTCACGCTCAGGAAGATTGGGCGATCGCGGTGTCGTGCTGGCAGTTAGGATTTAGCGCCGCTTCCGCCACAGGGTAA
- a CDS encoding retropepsin-like aspartic protease family protein, whose protein sequence is MKRFITVLVSLTGLVFYAVLAEVPRAAKAQDDPCFMVAPGGRTVNLGHLCGGDSTSKRAFQAPIKRRLGGTPVIDVTFNGGQTYEMILDTGASGTMITRRMASALRVVPVTTVKADTASAVGVEFPVGYVQSMSVDGAVANKVLVAIAGADQDIGLLGHDFFGNYDVTVKRDVVVFQLR, encoded by the coding sequence ATGAAACGATTCATAACAGTGCTAGTTTCTCTAACCGGGCTGGTTTTTTATGCAGTCCTGGCGGAGGTTCCAAGGGCGGCTAAAGCCCAGGATGATCCGTGCTTTATGGTTGCTCCGGGAGGCAGAACCGTCAACTTAGGTCATCTGTGCGGCGGCGACTCGACTAGCAAACGGGCGTTTCAAGCCCCAATCAAACGCCGACTAGGTGGTACACCCGTAATTGATGTGACATTTAATGGCGGGCAAACTTACGAGATGATTCTAGATACCGGGGCTAGCGGGACGATGATTACCCGCCGAATGGCATCCGCCTTGCGGGTTGTGCCAGTGACAACGGTTAAAGCTGATACTGCCAGTGCGGTAGGAGTAGAATTTCCTGTAGGATACGTGCAATCAATGTCTGTAGATGGTGCCGTTGCCAATAAAGTGCTAGTAGCGATCGCAGGTGCAGATCAAGACATTGGGCTTTTGGGGCATGACTTCTTTGGCAATTACGATGTCACCGTGAAACGGGATGTGGTGGTGTTTCAACTACGCTGA
- a CDS encoding glycosyltransferase family 2 protein, with protein MNGNPKVSILINNYNYARFLSEAIDSALNQSYSHTEVIVVDDGSTDNSREIIASYGDKITPVLKENGGQASAFNAGFAASSGDIICFLDADDIYVPEKAAEVVEAFSDRADLEWCFHSLKWVDAEGKPTVTEKGNEGGSISKNGSENPKREYDLREYIKKGKLKDKLDNLPSTTGLCFRRSLLQQILPMPEAKRIGLNDGYLEFTAIGLGKGLIFDKELALYRVHGSNAYSMRKDKQKVQARIIVLTAYWIKKKFPSFSKFTNNLLATGLGMYGRSGGVEEECQEFVKSYLSSVTLPEKMEIYARALYNYLKNTKF; from the coding sequence ATGAACGGTAATCCTAAAGTTAGCATTCTCATTAATAACTACAACTATGCTCGTTTCCTGTCGGAGGCAATTGACAGCGCTCTTAATCAAAGTTATTCTCACACTGAAGTAATTGTAGTAGATGACGGTTCTACCGATAATTCACGGGAAATTATTGCCAGTTACGGAGATAAAATTACCCCAGTGCTAAAGGAAAATGGGGGACAAGCTTCGGCTTTTAATGCTGGTTTTGCAGCGAGTAGTGGGGATATTATTTGCTTTTTAGACGCTGATGATATCTATGTGCCGGAAAAAGCGGCAGAAGTTGTAGAAGCGTTTAGCGATCGCGCAGATTTAGAATGGTGTTTTCACTCGCTTAAGTGGGTGGATGCCGAGGGTAAACCTACTGTTACTGAAAAGGGTAATGAAGGTGGATCTATTAGCAAGAACGGGTCTGAAAATCCCAAACGCGAGTACGATCTGAGAGAATACATCAAAAAGGGAAAACTGAAGGATAAATTAGACAATCTTCCTTCTACGACAGGACTTTGCTTTAGGCGATCGCTTCTACAACAAATTTTACCAATGCCTGAAGCCAAGAGAATTGGTCTTAATGATGGTTATTTGGAATTTACGGCAATAGGACTGGGTAAAGGTCTGATTTTTGATAAAGAATTAGCTCTTTATAGAGTACATGGCTCCAACGCTTATTCGATGAGGAAGGATAAGCAAAAGGTGCAAGCGAGAATAATTGTTCTTACAGCCTATTGGATAAAAAAGAAATTTCCGTCGTTTTCTAAATTTACCAATAATTTGTTAGCAACAGGTTTGGGTATGTATGGGCGTTCTGGAGGAGTTGAAGAAGAATGTCAGGAATTTGTCAAAAGTTATTTATCTTCAGTGACGCTACCAGAAAAAATGGAGATTTATGCGAGGGCGCTTTACAACTATCTGAAAAATACTAAATTTTAA
- a CDS encoding glycosyltransferase has protein sequence MSNVAIFLTSLEGGGVERVLVNLTRGFIEQGLSVDLVLVKVEGPFLPLVPPEVNIIDLQGKRLITSLPALVRYLKENKPQALLSALEDTNLVALWSRKIGGVSTRMVVSVHNTLSIESQNSTQLKRRISPYLARWFYPWADAVVTVSQGAADDLIKLGLSKELVKVIYNPVVTPELFKKVAEPVDHPWFAPGSPPVILGVGRLEKQKDFPMLIRAFAQVQQQRPAKLMILGEGKERPQLEALVQELGLTEVVALPGFVANPYAYMAASDVFVLSSLFEGLPTVLIEAMAGGTRVVSTDCESGPAEILEHGRYGKLVPVGDVKGMAEAIIKSLEEPRNSEALRQKAAEYSLENALTGYRQVLNVS, from the coding sequence ATGTCTAATGTGGCAATTTTTCTCACCTCCCTCGAAGGTGGTGGCGTTGAGAGAGTGCTAGTTAACTTGACTCGTGGTTTTATCGAGCAAGGTTTAAGCGTAGACTTAGTTTTAGTTAAAGTCGAAGGGCCTTTCCTGCCTCTGGTTCCGCCAGAAGTAAACATCATAGACTTGCAGGGTAAGCGGCTAATAACCAGCCTTCCTGCGCTAGTACGCTATCTAAAAGAAAACAAACCGCAAGCTTTACTTTCGGCTTTGGAAGATACGAACTTAGTGGCTTTATGGAGTCGAAAAATAGGTGGCGTATCTACTCGAATGGTAGTTAGCGTGCATAACACTCTTTCCATAGAGTCCCAAAATTCAACCCAACTTAAAAGGCGAATTTCACCTTATTTGGCACGCTGGTTTTACCCGTGGGCTGATGCAGTTGTTACAGTATCTCAAGGGGCGGCGGATGATTTAATAAAATTGGGTTTGTCTAAGGAACTGGTTAAAGTAATCTACAACCCAGTTGTTACCCCAGAACTTTTTAAAAAAGTTGCTGAACCTGTGGATCATCCTTGGTTTGCACCGGGTTCGCCTCCGGTGATTTTGGGTGTGGGACGCTTGGAAAAGCAGAAAGATTTTCCAATGCTAATTCGCGCTTTTGCACAAGTGCAGCAGCAGCGTCCGGCAAAGTTGATGATTTTGGGTGAGGGAAAAGAACGTCCACAACTTGAGGCTTTGGTGCAGGAACTAGGTTTAACGGAAGTTGTAGCTTTACCTGGTTTTGTAGCGAATCCCTATGCTTATATGGCTGCATCGGATGTGTTCGTTCTTTCATCTTTATTTGAGGGGTTGCCTACTGTATTAATTGAGGCGATGGCTGGAGGAACCAGGGTGGTTTCTACCGATTGCGAGAGTGGCCCTGCTGAGATTTTAGAGCACGGTCGCTATGGAAAATTAGTACCTGTGGGAGATGTCAAGGGGATGGCAGAAGCTATTATTAAGAGTTTAGAGGAGCCTCGAAATTCTGAAGCTTTACGGCAAAAGGCTGCGGAATATTCCCTAGAAAATGCTTTAACAGGGTATCGGCAGGTATTGAATGTTAGCTAA